TATGCATCACGGCCAAAATAGTTGCTGGAGGCAATTCAAATCTTGTACTTTGCTTTTTTATAGGCGCGAGGTACTTTTCTGCACGCTGTGATACTTGATTTCTTTTTGGCAAAGTTATTACAAATTCAGTAACAAGCGTGTTCTTTGGTGCCTCGGAGATAATTTTGGGCACATTCTTTTTAAGGGCAAGCATGCGCTTTTGTTCTAACTGTTTCAATGCTGCTTTATCTTCTTCTAAAGACTTGAGCGATTGATTATTAGGATTTTCAGTTACAAGTTGTTCGTCATACTTTTTATCAAGCGCTTGTTGCTGAAGACGCGTTTGCTTTTTGATCTCTTGTAGCGCCTTTTTCAATGCCTTGGCTTGAGATTTTTTATCAATCTTTGTCGCGTCTGCTTGCTTAAAATTTCGTTCATCTGAAGATGATGGCGCATGATTGTAAAACTCTTGCAATAGGGCTTGTTCAGAACGAAGGAACTGCTGAAATAACGCCTCAACTTCATTTTTTTTAGGTGTGATACCCGCCTTATGTTTAACACTCAAAGTTAGAGTATTATTCTGAAAATCAACATTTAGTCTAGCTGTGTCATCGTCGGAGTAACTCACAAATTGGTGTTGATTGGTTACTTGCGAATCCCCCCAAGATTTAAGAAGCTTATCTCTGAATTTATCATACTCCGCCATTTGCGTTTCAACATAACGATTGAAATCTTTCAAATGTTGCTGCTTGAAAGCCTCGAATTCAGATAAATCTTTTGCTTCTGATGGGCTTTGATCTGCCTGCCAGGACTGCATAGCCTTATCAAGTTCAGAATAGAGGTTAGAAGGTGAAGCTTGCACATATAGTGCTAAAATGGGTGATGCCGTTAAGAGCATTAGTTGACGTTTCATTTGGTTGTCCTCAATGACAAAAAAAGCGCATCGGATGATGCGCTTAGAACTGCTTAGTTTGTTAGTCT
The Pseudoalteromonas phenolica genome window above contains:
- a CDS encoding transglycosylase SLT domain-containing protein, with translation MKRQLMLLTASPILALYVQASPSNLYSELDKAMQSWQADQSPSEAKDLSEFEAFKQQHLKDFNRYVETQMAEYDKFRDKLLKSWGDSQVTNQHQFVSYSDDDTARLNVDFQNNTLTLSVKHKAGITPKKNEVEALFQQFLRSEQALLQEFYNHAPSSSDERNFKQADATKIDKKSQAKALKKALQEIKKQTRLQQQALDKKYDEQLVTENPNNQSLKSLEEDKAALKQLEQKRMLALKKNVPKIISEAPKNTLVTEFVITLPKRNQVSQRAEKYLAPIKKQSTRFELPPATILAVMHTESHFNPMAKSHIPAFGLMQVVPTSAGIDVNRFLYDIDAPMSAPYLYVSDNNIEAGSAYLHLLDKRYLKHISDPLSRKYCMIAAYNTGAGNVARAFNSDGSRNIRNASKVINSMSPERVLEVLSANLPYDETRKYIHKVLEKEKLYAVDNTNPQ